A part of Sulfurifustis variabilis genomic DNA contains:
- a CDS encoding SDR family oxidoreductase, with the protein MSPVFMVGCGDIGTRVARLERAQRARVSALARSEESAARLRTEGIAPVAGDLDQPESLRELPTHDTLLYYFAPPPAKGVHDPRMRGLLEALLPERRPRRIVYISTTGVYGDCAGAWVTEERPPKPGADRARRRLDAEEALRAFGARFEVGTVILRVPGIYAPGRLPVDRIRAGEPLVREEEAPYTNRIHADDLAQVCIAAMRRGGDGGVYNVSDGHPTTMTDYFFKVADALGLPRPPVLPLASVRERVSEGMRGYLAESRRIDNRRMRAELGVSLRYPTLEAGLAALTTAR; encoded by the coding sequence ATGAGCCCGGTCTTCATGGTAGGCTGCGGCGACATCGGCACGCGCGTCGCCCGGCTCGAGCGCGCGCAGCGCGCGAGGGTGAGCGCGCTGGCGCGCAGCGAGGAGAGCGCCGCCCGGCTTCGCACCGAGGGAATCGCACCGGTCGCGGGGGATCTGGACCAGCCCGAATCGTTGCGCGAACTGCCCACGCACGACACGCTCCTTTATTACTTCGCGCCTCCGCCGGCGAAAGGCGTGCACGATCCGCGGATGCGAGGTCTGCTCGAAGCCCTTTTGCCGGAACGGCGGCCGCGGCGGATCGTCTACATCAGCACGACCGGCGTGTACGGCGACTGCGCCGGTGCCTGGGTCACGGAGGAACGCCCGCCGAAACCGGGCGCGGATCGCGCCCGCCGGCGTCTCGACGCGGAGGAGGCATTGCGGGCTTTCGGCGCGCGCTTCGAAGTCGGGACGGTGATCCTCCGCGTGCCCGGAATCTACGCGCCGGGACGTCTGCCGGTCGATCGCATTCGCGCAGGCGAGCCGCTCGTGCGCGAGGAGGAGGCGCCCTACACGAATCGCATCCACGCCGACGATCTCGCTCAGGTGTGCATCGCCGCCATGCGCCGCGGCGGCGACGGCGGCGTCTACAACGTCTCGGACGGTCACCCGACGACGATGACGGATTACTTCTTCAAGGTGGCCGACGCCCTCGGGTTGCCCCGCCCGCCCGTGCTGCCGCTGGCGAGCGTACGCGAGCGCGTGAGCGAGGGAATGCGCGGCTATCTCGCGGAGTCCCGCCGTATCGACAATCGCAGGATGCGCGCCGAGCTGGGCGTGAGCCTGCGCTATCCCACCCTCGAGGCGGGTCTGGCGGCGCTGACGACCGCGCGCTGA
- a CDS encoding DUF924 family protein — translation MTEQAVARQDDLLNFWFGPLGPDGFPRGDRSRLWFGGASEMDDAIRARFADDVELAVSGSLDAWGETARGRLALILLLDQFPRNLFRGTPRAFACDTHALRHALAGLEEGQDGQLAPIERAFFYLPLEHAEDRGLQRRSVRVYEHLVREFPAAAAQLQGFLDYAVKHRDIIERFGRFPHRNAILGRASTPEEITFLETAERFGQGEPR, via the coding sequence ATGACGGAGCAGGCAGTGGCGCGGCAGGACGATCTTCTGAATTTCTGGTTCGGTCCGCTCGGACCGGACGGTTTCCCGCGCGGGGACCGTTCGCGGCTCTGGTTCGGAGGCGCGAGCGAGATGGACGACGCCATCCGCGCGCGCTTCGCCGATGACGTCGAGCTGGCGGTCAGCGGGAGCCTGGACGCCTGGGGCGAGACGGCGCGCGGCCGCCTCGCGCTCATCCTCCTGCTCGACCAGTTCCCGCGCAACCTGTTCCGGGGCACGCCGCGCGCCTTCGCCTGCGACACGCATGCCCTGCGGCACGCGCTCGCCGGCCTCGAAGAGGGACAGGACGGCCAGCTCGCGCCGATCGAGCGCGCGTTCTTTTATCTGCCGCTCGAGCACGCGGAGGATCGCGGCTTGCAACGACGGTCGGTGCGAGTCTACGAGCATCTCGTGCGCGAATTCCCGGCGGCGGCCGCGCAGCTGCAGGGATTTCTCGACTACGCCGTCAAGCACCGCGACATCATCGAGCGCTTCGGGCGATTCCCGCATCGCAACGCGATTCTCGGGAGGGCGAGCACCCCCGAAGAGATCACGTTCCTCGAGACCGCCGAGCGCTTCGGGCAGGGCGAACCGCGATGA
- a CDS encoding potassium channel family protein: MEEDIRRRVDAQRSSLVRRLESRLDVPLAVLGLAWLALLVFELTLGLSPFLARLGLAIWVVFVIDFGFKFALAPDRVRYLRRHWLTALSLAIPALRSVRALRALRVLRAARTVRGLRLLRLVTSWNRGMRALGRTMRRRGFGYVMLLTLLVLVSGAAGMYAFERGVSPERGIDDYGSALWWTAMILATMGSEYWPRTPEGRLLCLLLAVYGFTVFGYVTAALASFFISRDTEQQAVRRRDTAREIAALRRQEQPDHRA; the protein is encoded by the coding sequence ATGGAAGAAGACATCAGACGTCGAGTGGATGCGCAGCGGTCGAGCCTCGTGCGCCGTCTCGAATCCCGGCTCGACGTTCCGCTCGCGGTCCTGGGCCTCGCCTGGCTTGCCCTGCTGGTTTTCGAGCTGACGCTCGGGCTCAGCCCTTTTCTCGCGCGCCTGGGCCTCGCGATCTGGGTCGTGTTCGTCATCGACTTCGGCTTCAAGTTCGCGCTCGCGCCCGACCGGGTGCGTTACCTGCGCCGCCACTGGCTCACCGCGCTGTCGCTCGCCATTCCGGCGCTGCGCTCGGTCCGCGCGCTGCGCGCCCTTCGGGTGCTGCGGGCCGCGCGCACCGTGCGGGGATTGCGCTTGCTGCGGCTGGTCACCTCCTGGAACCGCGGCATGCGCGCGCTCGGCCGCACCATGCGCCGGCGGGGGTTCGGCTACGTGATGCTCCTCACTCTACTCGTCCTCGTCAGCGGCGCGGCCGGTATGTATGCGTTCGAGAGGGGCGTGTCGCCGGAGCGCGGGATCGACGATTACGGCTCGGCCCTCTGGTGGACCGCGATGATCCTCGCCACCATGGGATCCGAGTACTGGCCGCGGACGCCCGAGGGGCGGCTGCTGTGCCTGCTGCTGGCCGTGTACGGCTTCACGGTGTTCGGGTACGTCACAGCGGCGCTGGCCAGCTTCTTCATCAGCCGCGACACCGAGCAACAGGCGGTCCGACGGCGCGACACGGCGCGCGAAATCGCCGCGCTGCGTCGACAGGAGCAGCCGGACCACCGTGCATGA
- a CDS encoding class I SAM-dependent methyltransferase yields MEIEAIKKAYRRYARLYDLYFGALFQPGRKAVLRHMNCRPGQRVLEVGVGTGLSLPLYPRGVHVTGIDVSPEMLERARERLGRDGIGDNVELHVMDAEHMSFPDDSFDKVVAMYVVSVVPHPRRLVDEMRRVCRADGEIYIVNHFHSLNPVIGGVESLLAPLSRVVGFHPDFCLKTFVRETELEVVDKQKVNLFGYWNLLRARNNKQLLTALDATA; encoded by the coding sequence ATGGAGATCGAAGCAATAAAAAAAGCCTACCGGCGCTACGCCCGGCTCTACGACCTTTACTTCGGCGCGCTTTTCCAACCCGGCCGCAAGGCGGTGCTCCGGCACATGAACTGCCGGCCCGGCCAGCGCGTGCTCGAGGTCGGGGTGGGCACCGGCCTTTCGCTGCCGCTGTACCCGCGCGGCGTGCACGTGACGGGCATCGACGTCTCGCCCGAGATGCTCGAGCGAGCCCGCGAGCGCCTCGGTCGCGACGGAATCGGGGATAACGTCGAGCTGCACGTGATGGACGCCGAGCACATGAGCTTTCCCGACGACAGCTTCGACAAGGTCGTCGCGATGTACGTGGTTTCGGTCGTGCCGCATCCGCGCCGTCTGGTCGACGAGATGCGCCGCGTCTGCCGGGCGGACGGGGAAATCTACATCGTCAATCACTTCCACAGCCTGAATCCCGTCATCGGCGGCGTCGAGAGCCTGCTCGCGCCGCTCTCGCGCGTCGTCGGTTTCCATCCGGATTTCTGCCTGAAGACCTTCGTGCGTGAAACCGAGCTCGAGGTGGTCGACAAGCAGAAAGTGAACCTGTTCGGCTACTGGAACCTGCTGCGCGCGCGCAACAACAAGCAGCTTCTGACCGCGCTCGACGCCACCGCCTGA
- a CDS encoding V-type ATP synthase subunit D, whose product MRGRLKIPPTKSALLALKRQVAFLEQGHAMLERKRELLTRLVYERLDQYRRLRAEVRSSLAESYEWLGMAHMRMGSQMLRQAALGLKPALALTILPRSSIGVEYPAVEVRTLPLQPVGLMWTDASFDEARRRLAQLAALLARFGEAETALWRLLAEQRKTQKRVNALKYNVIPRYRATIRYIQSALEEEERNTLFQIKVLREAGSG is encoded by the coding sequence ATGAGGGGCCGGCTCAAGATTCCGCCGACCAAGAGCGCGCTGCTCGCCCTCAAGCGGCAGGTTGCGTTCCTGGAGCAGGGCCACGCGATGCTCGAGCGCAAGCGCGAGCTGCTGACGCGCCTCGTCTACGAGCGTCTCGACCAGTATCGCCGGCTGCGCGCGGAGGTACGCTCGTCGCTCGCGGAGTCGTACGAGTGGCTGGGCATGGCGCACATGCGCATGGGCAGCCAGATGCTGCGGCAGGCGGCGCTCGGCCTCAAGCCGGCGCTCGCGCTCACCATCCTTCCGCGCTCGTCCATCGGCGTCGAGTACCCGGCCGTGGAGGTCCGGACACTTCCGCTGCAGCCGGTCGGGCTGATGTGGACCGACGCGAGTTTCGACGAGGCGCGCCGCCGGCTGGCGCAGCTGGCGGCGTTGCTCGCGCGTTTCGGGGAAGCGGAGACGGCGCTCTGGCGCCTTCTCGCCGAGCAGCGCAAGACGCAGAAGCGTGTGAACGCCCTGAAGTACAACGTCATCCCCCGTTACCGCGCCACCATCCGCTACATTCAGTCGGCCCTGGAGGAGGAGGAACGCAACACGCTGTTCCAGATCAAGGTGCTGCGCGAGGCGGGGAGCGGCTGA
- a CDS encoding V-type ATP synthase subunit B, translating into MKEKEYRMASAARGGLLYMKGVQGVALGDRVVVRDYRGRKRNGQVIRTSDAVVLIQVFEGTDDLDLERTWVRFLEEPFEIPLSRDILGRIFNGVGAPRDSRPPLVSGVKRNVNGAPMNPAARAYPREFIQTGISTIDGLNSLVRGQKLPIFSGSGLPHNRLAAQIVRQAKLIGEESRFAVVFAAMGVSYADARFFEEDFESSGVLGNVVMFINLADDPPIERLILPRTALTAAEYLAYDLDLHVLVVLTDMTNYAEALREVATAKGDVPSRKGYPGYLYSDLAEIYERAGRIKNRHGSITMVPVLSMPSDDITHPIPDLTGYITEGQIVLSRDLHNQGVYPPVYVPPSLSRLMKDGIGKDDTREDHPRVASQLYAAYARALEVRNLASIIGAEELGELDRQYLAFADAFEKRFVAQGEEEDRSIIETLAIAWQLLSFLPAEALTRMREADLAKYHQGERAPAEA; encoded by the coding sequence ATGAAGGAGAAAGAGTACCGGATGGCATCGGCCGCGCGCGGCGGCCTGCTGTACATGAAGGGCGTGCAGGGCGTCGCGCTCGGCGATCGGGTGGTCGTGCGAGACTATCGCGGGCGCAAGCGCAACGGGCAGGTGATCCGGACGTCGGACGCGGTCGTGCTGATCCAGGTGTTCGAGGGGACCGACGACCTCGACCTCGAGCGCACCTGGGTGCGGTTCCTCGAGGAGCCGTTCGAGATCCCGCTCTCGCGGGACATTCTCGGCCGGATCTTCAACGGCGTGGGGGCGCCGCGGGACAGCCGTCCGCCGCTCGTGTCGGGCGTCAAGCGCAACGTCAACGGCGCGCCGATGAACCCCGCCGCGCGCGCCTACCCGCGCGAGTTCATCCAGACGGGCATCTCCACGATCGACGGACTCAATTCCCTGGTGCGCGGCCAGAAGCTGCCGATCTTCTCGGGCTCGGGGCTGCCGCACAACCGGCTCGCCGCCCAGATCGTGCGCCAGGCGAAGCTGATCGGCGAGGAATCGAGGTTCGCGGTGGTGTTCGCGGCCATGGGCGTCTCGTACGCCGACGCGCGCTTCTTCGAAGAGGACTTCGAGTCGAGCGGGGTGCTCGGCAACGTCGTGATGTTCATCAATCTGGCCGACGACCCCCCGATCGAGCGGCTGATCCTCCCGCGTACGGCGCTCACGGCGGCGGAGTACCTCGCCTACGATCTCGACCTGCACGTGCTGGTCGTGCTCACCGACATGACGAACTACGCCGAGGCGCTGCGCGAGGTGGCGACGGCGAAGGGCGACGTGCCCTCGCGCAAGGGCTACCCCGGCTACCTCTACTCGGACCTCGCCGAAATCTACGAACGCGCCGGGCGCATCAAGAACCGGCACGGCTCCATCACCATGGTGCCGGTGCTGTCCATGCCGAGCGACGACATCACGCACCCGATCCCGGACCTGACCGGCTACATCACCGAGGGACAGATCGTCCTGTCGCGCGACCTGCACAACCAGGGCGTGTACCCGCCGGTCTACGTGCCGCCGTCGCTCTCGCGGCTCATGAAGGACGGCATCGGCAAGGACGACACGCGGGAGGACCACCCGCGCGTCGCGAGCCAGCTGTACGCGGCCTACGCGCGGGCGCTGGAGGTGCGCAACCTGGCGTCGATCATCGGCGCCGAAGAGCTGGGCGAGCTCGACCGCCAGTACCTTGCCTTCGCCGACGCGTTCGAGAAGCGCTTCGTCGCGCAGGGCGAGGAGGAGGACCGCTCGATCATCGAGACGCTGGCGATCGCCTGGCAGCTCCTTTCGTTCCTCCCCGCCGAGGCGCTCACGCGCATGCGCGAGGCCGATCTGGCGAAGTACCACCAGGGCGAGCGGGCGCCGGCGGAGGCATGA
- a CDS encoding V-type ATP synthase subunit A, with product MGRIIEVNGPIATVHLPGVLNGEQVRIGKLGLVGEVIARSGEEAVVQVYESTESVRPGESAEPLGHPLAVELGPGLLGNIYDGVQRPLAATYEASGDQIARGLSLAPLDRARRWSFTPEPGMAPGARLDGGEILGRVPETKTIEHRVLVPPDGRGELIELAPNGEYAVEDVIARLREPSGAVRELRLYHRWPVRTARPYRRRDHATSPLITGQRILDTFFPLLKGGKAAVPGPFGAGKTVVQQQIARWSNAEIVIYVGCGERGNELVEILETFPELTDPYTGRLLMERTMLVANTSNMPVVAREASIYVGVTLAEYYRDQGYDVVMVADSTSRWAEALREVAGRLGQMPVEEGYPAYLASRLAAFYERAGRVETLAGLHGSATLIGAVSPPGGDFSEPVTSHTKEIVQTFWALSKELADARHYPAVDWTDSFSGYAGQAATWWAENVDPRWAARRAEALALLAQADELARIVNLVGPEALSSAQRWALEGAALIREGVLQQSAFEEVDSFCSPQKQFMLLDLVLELHGRGGELLGIGVPVQELLALPVLARARRLKTLYASNQVDELSGFRGEIRETFERLRTEYGKPGGGT from the coding sequence GTGGGTAGGATAATCGAAGTCAACGGGCCGATCGCCACGGTGCACCTGCCCGGCGTGCTCAACGGCGAGCAGGTGCGCATCGGCAAGCTGGGCCTCGTGGGGGAGGTGATCGCGCGCAGCGGCGAGGAGGCGGTCGTCCAGGTCTACGAGTCGACCGAGTCGGTGCGCCCGGGGGAGTCGGCCGAGCCGCTCGGTCATCCGCTCGCGGTCGAGCTCGGACCGGGGCTCCTCGGGAACATCTACGACGGCGTGCAGCGTCCGCTCGCCGCGACCTACGAGGCGAGCGGCGACCAGATCGCGCGCGGCCTCTCGCTCGCGCCGCTCGACCGCGCGCGCCGGTGGTCTTTCACGCCCGAGCCGGGCATGGCGCCCGGCGCGAGGCTCGATGGCGGGGAGATCCTCGGGCGCGTGCCGGAGACGAAGACGATCGAGCACCGGGTTCTCGTTCCCCCCGACGGTCGCGGCGAGCTGATCGAGCTGGCGCCTAACGGAGAATACGCGGTCGAAGACGTGATCGCGCGCCTGCGGGAGCCTTCCGGCGCCGTCCGCGAACTCCGGCTCTACCATCGCTGGCCGGTGCGCACCGCGCGGCCCTACCGGCGACGCGACCACGCCACGAGCCCGCTCATCACGGGGCAGCGCATCCTCGACACCTTCTTCCCGCTCCTCAAGGGTGGCAAGGCCGCCGTCCCCGGGCCGTTCGGCGCCGGGAAGACGGTGGTGCAGCAGCAGATCGCGCGCTGGTCGAACGCCGAGATCGTGATCTACGTCGGATGCGGCGAGCGCGGCAACGAGCTGGTCGAGATCCTCGAGACCTTTCCCGAGCTGACCGATCCGTACACCGGGCGGCTGCTCATGGAGCGCACGATGCTCGTCGCCAACACCTCCAACATGCCGGTCGTGGCGCGCGAAGCGTCGATCTACGTCGGCGTCACGCTCGCGGAGTACTACCGCGACCAGGGCTACGACGTGGTCATGGTCGCGGATTCCACGAGCCGCTGGGCCGAGGCGCTGCGGGAGGTGGCGGGACGCCTCGGCCAGATGCCGGTGGAGGAGGGCTACCCGGCGTACCTCGCCTCGCGGCTCGCGGCCTTCTACGAGCGCGCCGGGCGCGTCGAAACCCTTGCGGGCCTGCACGGCTCCGCGACCCTGATCGGGGCCGTTTCGCCCCCCGGCGGCGATTTCTCCGAACCCGTGACGAGCCATACCAAGGAGATCGTGCAGACCTTCTGGGCGCTCTCCAAGGAGCTCGCGGATGCGCGCCATTATCCGGCGGTCGACTGGACGGACAGCTTTTCGGGTTACGCGGGTCAGGCGGCGACGTGGTGGGCCGAGAACGTGGACCCCCGCTGGGCGGCTCGGCGCGCCGAGGCCCTGGCGCTGCTCGCGCAGGCGGACGAGCTGGCGCGGATCGTCAACCTCGTCGGCCCCGAGGCGCTCTCGAGCGCGCAGCGCTGGGCGCTCGAGGGCGCCGCGCTGATACGCGAAGGCGTGCTGCAGCAGAGCGCGTTCGAGGAGGTGGACTCGTTCTGCTCGCCGCAGAAGCAGTTCATGCTGCTCGATCTCGTGCTCGAGCTGCACGGGCGCGGCGGCGAGCTCCTCGGCATCGGCGTGCCGGTGCAGGAACTGCTCGCGCTTCCCGTTCTCGCGCGCGCGCGGCGGCTCAAGACGCTGTACGCGAGCAACCAGGTCGACGAGCTGTCGGGCTTTCGCGGCGAGATCCGCGAGACCTTCGAGCGGCTGCGGACGGAGTACGGCAAACCGGGAGGCGGGACCTAG
- a CDS encoding V-type ATP synthase subunit E: MSPRGGIEELEAALLARARALADEHLANARRTRDQILADGAERLRLREEREILAAKAAAERLYRQRVQAAEIKLAEELDRLRWSLVLEALEKMRSRLAALPADEKRYDTLLERYVAQAAEAIERDELVAELNDRDAARLAGRWEAWCRDAGVAKRLRLAPQPIACAGGARVSSADGAIRIDNTFEGRLERMQEALQRTVMERLYAATADVRAMIGG, encoded by the coding sequence GTGAGCCCGCGGGGCGGCATCGAGGAGCTCGAGGCGGCGCTCCTCGCTCGGGCGCGGGCGCTCGCCGACGAGCACCTGGCGAACGCGCGGCGCACGCGCGACCAGATCCTGGCCGACGGCGCCGAGCGCCTGAGGCTGCGCGAGGAGCGCGAGATCCTCGCGGCCAAGGCCGCGGCCGAACGGCTGTACCGCCAGCGCGTGCAGGCGGCCGAGATCAAGCTCGCCGAGGAGCTCGATCGGCTGCGCTGGAGCCTCGTCCTGGAGGCGCTGGAGAAGATGCGTTCCCGGCTCGCAGCGCTTCCCGCGGACGAGAAGCGCTACGACACGCTGCTCGAGCGCTACGTCGCGCAGGCGGCCGAGGCGATCGAGCGCGACGAGCTGGTGGCGGAACTCAACGATCGCGACGCCGCGCGCCTCGCAGGGCGCTGGGAGGCATGGTGTCGCGACGCCGGCGTGGCGAAGCGCTTGCGCCTCGCGCCGCAGCCGATCGCGTGCGCGGGCGGCGCGCGCGTGAGCAGCGCGGACGGCGCGATCCGGATCGACAACACCTTCGAGGGCCGCCTGGAGCGGATGCAGGAGGCGTTGCAGCGGACGGTCATGGAACGGCTCTACGCGGCGACCGCGGACGTGAGGGCGATGATCGGTGGGTAG
- a CDS encoding V-type ATP synthase subunit F, producing MADAAPPPATRLLALGSSALMEGFSLIGAETYPEATGDTVERVLGDLLKRQEKALVFLEHHLARDPGPWLRRVREEGGRIVVAEIPPLHAPEAYRPGVEDVVRAILGPQALEPRT from the coding sequence ATGGCCGACGCCGCGCCGCCGCCCGCGACCCGCCTGCTGGCGCTCGGATCGAGCGCGCTGATGGAGGGTTTCAGCCTGATCGGGGCCGAGACCTACCCGGAGGCCACGGGCGACACGGTCGAACGGGTGCTGGGCGACCTGCTCAAGCGCCAGGAGAAGGCGCTCGTCTTTCTCGAGCATCACCTCGCGCGCGATCCGGGACCCTGGCTCAGGCGCGTCCGCGAGGAGGGCGGGCGGATCGTCGTCGCCGAGATCCCGCCGTTGCACGCCCCCGAGGCCTACCGGCCCGGAGTCGAGGACGTGGTGCGCGCGATCCTCGGCCCGCAGGCCCTGGAGCCCAGGACGTGA
- a CDS encoding ATP synthase subunit C, translating into MYWLVGLITLSLVGIVAAGVYLEFRPLSRKRPARRWLRGTLAANLLLFVVAEALLLFFAVDQSMAQAPAAGASADVSVGLGLALIGIGIPTALATIGAGIAVGPVGAAALAVIAEKPEIFGRTLIYLGLAEGIAIYGLVVTILMLGRI; encoded by the coding sequence ATGTACTGGCTAGTCGGACTGATCACGTTGAGCCTGGTCGGCATCGTGGCCGCCGGGGTGTACCTGGAGTTCCGTCCGCTGTCGCGGAAGAGACCCGCCCGGCGATGGCTCAGGGGCACGCTGGCGGCGAACCTGCTGCTCTTCGTGGTCGCGGAAGCGCTGCTGCTTTTCTTCGCCGTGGACCAGTCGATGGCGCAGGCGCCGGCCGCGGGCGCGTCGGCCGACGTGTCCGTGGGACTCGGGCTCGCACTGATCGGCATCGGCATACCGACGGCGCTCGCGACGATCGGCGCGGGCATCGCCGTCGGTCCGGTGGGCGCCGCGGCGCTCGCCGTCATCGCCGAGAAGCCGGAGATCTTCGGGCGCACGCTGATCTATCTCGGGCTCGCCGAGGGCATCGCGATCTACGGCCTCGTGGTCACGATCCTGATGCTCGGCCGCATCTAG
- a CDS encoding V-type ATP synthase subunit I produces MFKPLPMQRIALQVLNEDAPLAALVLARAGVFNPETTRAYAERLPEFPGERYREVYRSARARLDKILAHCGLPGNAGAPGGLRPVTIDELERLDAWLGDVWAECSRAQEALRRLDEERRHVEQLLRTLDNFTALDIDLGRLSARKRFLDVHIGTVPAVNVGRLREAAALAGYVISPYLVADGLTHAVVAGPTGRETELSGVLNAAGWRAVAIPPELHDRPDKVRRELRERLARAEAGNAAQCGRVESLQREHRARLAVAADTLSRAAPYAELEDALRARGGLALIGGWIPKRDLRDVKRALDRSFGRPYVLTARDPLPAERGEVPSAMRHSWLVRPFASLVKNYGVPRYGEFDPTLLFAASFVLMFGMMFGDVGQGAVIAAAGLLFRRKLGSFAVFFVAAGLAAVVFGFLYGSVFGYEELIHPVWIAPMSDPMRMLGVALAWGIGFILLATGLTVYNRLIDGRWGEALFDGKGVAGMLFYAGVIYAVYRSTTAGRFGEAEAVAIALPFAAILAYKWRHYRAPVAERVLVVLIEGFETVLAYFANTLSFLRVAAFSLNHVALAIAVFTLADMMETTGHWITVVLGNAFILVLEGAIVAIQVLRLEYYEGFSRFYSGDGREFRPLTLKVRVT; encoded by the coding sequence ATGTTCAAGCCGTTGCCCATGCAGCGCATCGCGCTCCAGGTGCTGAACGAGGACGCGCCGCTCGCCGCGCTCGTGCTCGCGCGGGCCGGTGTCTTCAACCCGGAGACGACCCGGGCGTACGCCGAGCGGCTCCCGGAATTTCCCGGCGAGCGCTATCGCGAGGTCTACCGGAGCGCCCGCGCGCGGCTCGACAAGATCCTGGCTCATTGCGGGCTCCCCGGGAACGCGGGCGCGCCCGGCGGGCTGCGCCCGGTGACGATCGACGAGCTCGAACGGCTCGACGCGTGGCTCGGCGACGTCTGGGCGGAGTGCTCGCGCGCGCAGGAGGCCCTGCGCCGGCTGGACGAGGAGCGCCGGCACGTCGAGCAGCTGCTGAGGACGCTGGACAATTTCACCGCGCTCGACATCGATCTGGGCCGGCTTTCCGCGCGCAAGCGTTTTCTCGACGTGCACATCGGCACCGTCCCGGCCGTCAATGTCGGCCGTCTGCGGGAGGCGGCGGCGCTCGCCGGTTACGTGATCTCGCCGTACCTCGTCGCCGACGGCCTGACGCACGCGGTGGTGGCCGGCCCGACCGGCAGGGAAACCGAGTTGTCGGGGGTGCTGAATGCGGCCGGCTGGCGGGCGGTGGCGATCCCGCCGGAGCTGCACGACCGCCCCGACAAGGTGCGGCGCGAGCTCCGCGAGCGGCTCGCGCGGGCGGAGGCCGGGAACGCCGCGCAGTGCGGGCGGGTCGAGAGCCTGCAGCGCGAACACCGAGCCCGGCTGGCGGTGGCCGCGGACACGCTTTCGCGCGCCGCGCCGTACGCCGAGCTCGAGGACGCGCTGCGCGCCCGCGGCGGGCTGGCGCTGATCGGCGGTTGGATTCCGAAGCGCGATCTCCGCGACGTGAAACGCGCGCTCGACAGGTCGTTCGGGCGCCCCTACGTGCTCACCGCGCGGGATCCGTTGCCCGCGGAGCGGGGCGAGGTGCCTTCGGCGATGCGGCACTCCTGGCTCGTGCGGCCGTTCGCGTCCCTGGTGAAGAACTACGGCGTGCCGCGCTACGGCGAGTTCGACCCGACACTGCTTTTCGCGGCGAGCTTCGTGCTCATGTTCGGAATGATGTTCGGCGATGTCGGGCAGGGCGCGGTCATCGCCGCGGCCGGGCTCCTCTTTCGCCGGAAGCTCGGATCGTTCGCGGTCTTCTTCGTGGCGGCCGGGCTCGCGGCCGTCGTGTTCGGCTTCCTGTACGGCAGCGTCTTCGGCTACGAGGAGCTGATTCACCCGGTCTGGATCGCCCCGATGTCCGATCCGATGCGCATGCTCGGCGTCGCCCTCGCGTGGGGCATCGGGTTCATCCTGCTGGCCACCGGCCTGACCGTCTACAACCGCCTGATCGACGGCCGGTGGGGCGAGGCGCTGTTCGACGGAAAGGGCGTGGCGGGAATGCTCTTCTATGCCGGCGTGATTTACGCGGTGTACCGCTCGACCACGGCAGGTCGGTTCGGGGAGGCCGAGGCGGTCGCGATCGCATTGCCGTTCGCCGCGATTCTCGCTTACAAGTGGCGGCACTACCGGGCGCCGGTCGCCGAGCGCGTGCTGGTCGTGCTGATCGAGGGCTTTGAGACGGTACTGGCGTACTTCGCCAACACGCTGTCGTTCCTGCGGGTCGCGGCCTTCAGCTTGAACCACGTGGCGCTCGCGATCGCCGTCTTCACCCTGGCGGACATGATGGAGACGACCGGCCACTGGATCACGGTGGTGCTCGGCAACGCGTTCATCCTGGTGCTCGAAGGCGCCATCGTCGCGATCCAGGTGCTCCGGCTCGAGTATTACGAGGGGTTCTCGCGGTTCTACAGCGGCGACGGGCGGGAGTTCCGGCCGCTGACGCTCAAGGTCCGGGTGACGTGA